One genomic region from Solwaraspora sp. WMMD792 encodes:
- a CDS encoding GNAT family N-acetyltransferase, whose translation MVREWDPRTASSAEISSLLDCLNRVFEADLPGDPNWRPDFLREYLTETMPGVRRICWLAEETADDGRPGPVNGHVNVLLLGDIGVLEILVRPDARRNGLGRELLALAVRRAYHEGFSSVGVEVIGGTCAVDFYESLGFARQFREIRSVLRLPAVDWTAIEKTAQDPVPGYQIEFHPGGPPDALVDAYARTKAEQSVPEDGDLDLRPSSYDPDRLRDSLDCLRRRGMKPYIVLARHLASGAVAGLTEVVVPAQHPTRADQYDTIVAQAHLGHGIDRAIKARMLLELRTVEPRLAEVQTWNAEGDEDLIAINAELGYQPDRDWWDYGADIATLMHRLGVRS comes from the coding sequence ATGGTACGCGAGTGGGACCCCCGAACCGCGTCGTCCGCCGAGATCTCATCTCTGCTGGACTGTCTCAACCGGGTATTCGAGGCTGACCTGCCAGGCGATCCGAACTGGCGGCCGGACTTCCTGCGGGAGTACCTGACCGAAACGATGCCCGGGGTCCGACGGATCTGCTGGCTGGCCGAGGAGACCGCCGACGACGGCCGGCCAGGGCCGGTCAACGGGCACGTCAACGTGTTGCTCCTCGGCGACATCGGGGTGCTCGAGATCCTGGTCCGGCCCGACGCCCGGCGCAACGGCCTGGGCCGGGAGCTGCTGGCGCTCGCCGTACGCCGCGCCTACCACGAGGGGTTCAGCTCGGTCGGTGTCGAGGTCATCGGCGGCACCTGCGCCGTCGATTTCTACGAGTCATTGGGGTTCGCCCGCCAGTTCCGGGAAATCCGCAGCGTGCTCCGGTTGCCGGCGGTCGACTGGACCGCCATCGAGAAGACGGCGCAGGACCCGGTCCCCGGGTACCAGATCGAGTTCCATCCGGGCGGGCCGCCGGATGCTCTGGTCGATGCGTACGCCCGGACCAAGGCCGAGCAGAGCGTACCGGAGGACGGCGACCTGGATCTGCGGCCCAGCTCCTACGACCCAGACCGGCTCCGGGACAGCCTCGACTGCCTGCGTCGCCGCGGCATGAAGCCGTACATCGTGCTGGCCCGGCATCTGGCCAGCGGTGCGGTGGCCGGGCTGACCGAGGTGGTGGTGCCAGCGCAGCACCCGACCCGGGCCGACCAGTACGACACCATCGTCGCCCAGGCCCACCTGGGGCACGGCATCGACCGGGCGATCAAGGCCCGGATGCTGCTGGAGCTGCGTACCGTCGAGCCGAGGCTGGCCGAGGTGCAGACCTGGAACGCCGAGGGCGACGAGGATCTGATCGCGATCAATGCCGAGCTCGGCTACCAGCCCGACCGGGACTGGTGGGACTACGGAGCCGACATCGCGACCCTGATGCACCGGCTCGGCGTGCGCAGCTGA